The following are encoded in a window of Magnolia sinica isolate HGM2019 chromosome 11, MsV1, whole genome shotgun sequence genomic DNA:
- the LOC131218919 gene encoding uncharacterized protein LOC131218919 isoform X2: protein MGNCQAAEAATVVIQRPGGVIQRIYWSVSANEVMASNPGHYVAVVTASVTARSETGVPVKQLKLLRPDDTLHIGHVYRLISFEEVLKEFAGKKYTKLSRAISMQKQRGEKEGGGSRTTRADKSLKVVEQEQVLKVGSSSRVGVSRHQNRQWKPALQSIAEVGS, encoded by the exons atggggaACTGCCAAGCTGCGGAAGCAGCAACGGTTGTGATCCAACGCCCAGGGGGCGTGATCCAACGGATCTACTGGTCCGTCAGCGCCAATGAGGTCATGGCATCCAACCCCGGCCATTACGTCGCCGTCGTAACGGCGTCCGTAACGGCGAGATCCGAGACGGGCGTGCCGGTCAAGCAGCTGAAGCTGCTCCGCCCTGACGATACGCTGCATATCGGCCACGTGTACCGGCTCATCAGCTTCGAAG AGGTTTTGAAGGAATTCGCTGGGAAGAAGTACACGAAGCTTAGCAGAGCGATATCGATGCAGAAACagagaggagagaaggaaggaggcGGGTCGAGGACGACTCGGGCGGACAAGTCGTTGAAG GTCGTGGAGCAGGAGCAGGTGCTTAAAGTAGGTAGTAGCAGCAGAGTGGGCGTGTCCAGGCATCAAAATAGACAGTGGAAGCCAGCCTTGCAGAGCATCGCTGAGGTTGGGAGCTGa
- the LOC131218919 gene encoding uncharacterized protein LOC131218919 isoform X1, with translation MGNCQAAEAATVVIQRPGGVIQRIYWSVSANEVMASNPGHYVAVVTASVTARSETGVPVKQLKLLRPDDTLHIGHVYRLISFEEVLKEFAGKKYTKLSRAISMQKQRGEKEGGGSRTTRADKSLFQVVEQEQVLKVGSSSRVGVSRHQNRQWKPALQSIAEVGS, from the exons atggggaACTGCCAAGCTGCGGAAGCAGCAACGGTTGTGATCCAACGCCCAGGGGGCGTGATCCAACGGATCTACTGGTCCGTCAGCGCCAATGAGGTCATGGCATCCAACCCCGGCCATTACGTCGCCGTCGTAACGGCGTCCGTAACGGCGAGATCCGAGACGGGCGTGCCGGTCAAGCAGCTGAAGCTGCTCCGCCCTGACGATACGCTGCATATCGGCCACGTGTACCGGCTCATCAGCTTCGAAG AGGTTTTGAAGGAATTCGCTGGGAAGAAGTACACGAAGCTTAGCAGAGCGATATCGATGCAGAAACagagaggagagaaggaaggaggcGGGTCGAGGACGACTCGGGCGGACAA ATCCCTGTTTCAGGTCGTGGAGCAGGAGCAGGTGCTTAAAGTAGGTAGTAGCAGCAGAGTGGGCGTGTCCAGGCATCAAAATAGACAGTGGAAGCCAGCCTTGCAGAGCATCGCTGAGGTTGGGAGCTGa